A single genomic interval of Chitinophaga sp. 180180018-3 harbors:
- a CDS encoding sigma-70 family RNA polymerase sigma factor: MEPVLRTADDVEVWRHFIKGSNLHFEELYRRYMPLLYDYGVKLFREQLNVEDAVHDFFIHLSQRNRRLQVPVSVRAYLLTAFRNFSLKQLRRNSRMLVQDLDAQHFELSFLYTEAADAVISHREAFTQVNQAIAGLPPRQKEIIYLKFFHELSNTEIAAVMKIEPSSVYKLFYKAMDGLRAKLDKLPVAVLLVLLQGMGK, encoded by the coding sequence TTGGAACCAGTATTAAGAACAGCGGATGATGTTGAGGTATGGCGCCACTTTATAAAAGGTAGCAATCTCCACTTTGAAGAGCTTTACCGTCGTTATATGCCCCTGCTCTATGATTATGGCGTTAAACTGTTCAGGGAACAGCTGAATGTGGAAGATGCGGTGCATGATTTCTTTATCCATCTTTCCCAGCGCAACAGGCGGCTGCAGGTGCCTGTGTCTGTGAGGGCTTATCTGTTGACGGCATTCCGGAATTTCTCGTTAAAGCAGCTACGGCGTAACAGCCGTATGCTGGTGCAGGATCTGGACGCACAACATTTCGAACTTTCATTCCTGTATACGGAAGCCGCAGATGCGGTAATATCGCACAGGGAAGCTTTCACCCAAGTAAACCAGGCCATTGCCGGGCTTCCTCCCAGGCAAAAGGAAATCATCTATCTGAAATTTTTTCACGAATTGTCCAATACGGAAATAGCCGCCGTTATGAAAATTGAGCCCTCCTCCGTATACAAGTTGTTTTACAAGGCAATGGACGGTCTGCGGGCAAAGCTTGATAAACTGCCGGTAGCAGTGTTGCTGGTATTGTTGCAGGGAATGGGGAAATAA
- a CDS encoding phage integrase SAM-like domain-containing protein, with product MNILERLSKKGDKITFYYDYGRKKGPRPSTGIYIYTHPKSREERIHNKQARALIDVKKSEKTIEQQSIGSAYIPPHKFKPNFLDYYEDYVERNKRDGNRHLSNSFTQFKQFLKKDFISPIEVRENLCKEFRRYLLDKYTGETPGDYYTRFK from the coding sequence ATGAATATACTGGAGAGATTGAGCAAGAAAGGCGATAAGATCACTTTCTACTATGACTACGGGCGAAAAAAAGGACCGAGACCCAGTACCGGAATTTATATCTATACCCATCCTAAAAGCCGGGAGGAAAGAATCCATAACAAACAGGCCCGCGCCTTAATAGATGTAAAGAAAAGTGAAAAGACTATTGAGCAACAGTCTATCGGATCAGCATATATCCCACCCCATAAATTCAAACCGAACTTCCTGGATTATTATGAAGATTATGTAGAGCGAAACAAACGAGACGGGAACAGGCATTTGTCCAATAGCTTTACACAGTTTAAGCAGTTTCTGAAAAAAGATTTTATTTCTCCCATCGAGGTTAGAGAGAACTTATGCAAAGAATTTCGGCGGTACTTATTAGATAAATATACCGGAGAGACACCCGGCGACTATTATACCCGCTTCAAATGA
- a CDS encoding site-specific integrase has translation MEEYLQLLATPCLNQEVQEAFILSCYTGLRWCDVKTLSWEQIRGATLVTRIIQAKTGQPVTLTLPPIARAMLEKRKKLLGLQHNENTLVFSLPSADGANKILLQWVKAAGINKHITWSCARLSFSILLQDKLVDDATVAYLLGHTTTDQVKKTYKRHRPKDQSAIIGNLPSPELLPYFFQL, from the coding sequence GTGGAAGAATACTTACAGCTTCTGGCAACTCCTTGTCTTAATCAGGAGGTACAAGAAGCGTTTATACTTTCCTGTTACACAGGACTTCGTTGGTGCGATGTAAAAACACTTTCCTGGGAGCAGATAAGGGGTGCTACTTTGGTTACCAGAATAATCCAGGCTAAGACTGGGCAACCCGTCACCCTGACCTTACCCCCTATTGCTCGCGCAATGCTGGAAAAGAGGAAAAAGCTACTCGGCTTACAGCACAATGAGAACACTCTGGTATTTAGCCTCCCAAGTGCCGATGGCGCAAATAAGATACTCCTGCAATGGGTTAAAGCAGCAGGGATTAACAAGCATATTACCTGGTCTTGTGCAAGGTTAAGTTTTTCCATCCTGCTTCAGGATAAACTGGTTGATGATGCTACAGTAGCCTATCTCTTGGGGCATACAACGACTGACCAGGTAAAAAAAACCTACAAACGTCACCGTCCGAAAGACCAGTCGGCAATAATCGGAAATTTACCCAGCCCGGAGTTGCTACCGTATTTTTTTCAACTTTAA
- a CDS encoding DUF3347 domain-containing protein, with translation MKKLLFSAIIIAGLTFSVEMGYSKAVNNVTVIDNTRQSPLSQLLNLYYDVKNALVNSDANTAAAKASEFVKAINGIDMKALSSADMNAFMPLQEKLVFDAKHISETKEIDHQREHFKSLSDNFYKLAKAAKLSDNPVYQEYCPMKKAYWLSSESAIKNPYFGKQMLNCGKVTETLKY, from the coding sequence ATGAAAAAGCTACTTTTTTCAGCAATAATCATTGCTGGTCTTACCTTTTCTGTAGAAATGGGTTATAGCAAAGCTGTTAATAATGTAACAGTCATTGATAACACTCGTCAATCACCTTTATCACAATTGCTTAACCTGTATTATGATGTTAAAAATGCTTTGGTGAACAGCGATGCCAATACAGCAGCCGCCAAAGCGAGTGAATTTGTAAAGGCAATTAATGGCATTGATATGAAAGCCCTTTCATCAGCGGATATGAACGCTTTTATGCCTTTACAAGAAAAACTGGTCTTTGATGCAAAACATATTTCAGAAACGAAGGAAATCGACCACCAAAGAGAACATTTCAAATCACTTTCCGATAACTTCTATAAACTTGCCAAAGCTGCAAAATTATCGGACAACCCGGTTTACCAGGAATATTGCCCAATGAAGAAAGCATATTGGTTAAGTAGTGAATCTGCTATTAAAAACCCGTATTTCGGTAAACAGATGCTAAACTGTGGTAAGGTAACTGAAACTCTGAAGTATTGA
- a CDS encoding FecR family protein, which yields MNRALSDYKDFGITDFLADDFFIASMRRPGDSTAEFWDAYCSVYPGQRETFEKARHLVLFMKVQPHFPEQEQVNRVWDSIARRRRSQRTVKILKLWSVGAAAACLLVLLLLSGLFRQPPVKTYLLVQAGAGKITSHLLPDGSTALLTAHSSISYDSSDFTRHRVLQSNGEVYFEVQHSHRGTPFTVLAGREKIEVLGTAFLINNRSDTITVALSNGRVRFHYGQNGHIDLLPQDVYAYAPGGAKPVKLTLTADALTQWKEREWAFNSTPLKEIMDILHTYYGYKIAVEDTALLQHRYNGHAATSDISGLIEKLRLIYDLNITTKNDSLILKAGKQF from the coding sequence ATGAACCGGGCATTGTCGGATTACAAGGATTTCGGGATAACAGATTTTCTGGCGGATGATTTTTTCATCGCCTCCATGCGCAGGCCTGGTGATAGCACAGCTGAATTCTGGGATGCTTACTGCAGCGTGTATCCCGGGCAACGGGAAACGTTTGAGAAAGCCCGTCACCTGGTACTTTTCATGAAGGTGCAGCCTCATTTCCCGGAACAGGAGCAGGTGAACCGTGTATGGGACAGTATCGCCCGCCGCCGGCGCAGTCAGCGTACAGTGAAGATCCTGAAATTATGGAGTGTCGGCGCGGCCGCGGCCTGTTTGCTGGTATTGCTGCTGTTATCGGGACTGTTCCGGCAGCCCCCCGTAAAAACTTACCTGCTGGTGCAGGCGGGCGCAGGAAAAATCACTTCGCACCTGCTGCCCGATGGCAGCACCGCATTGCTTACCGCCCATTCTTCTATATCGTATGACTCCTCGGACTTCACCCGGCACCGGGTGCTGCAGTCAAACGGAGAAGTGTATTTTGAGGTGCAGCATTCGCACCGCGGAACGCCTTTCACGGTATTGGCCGGCAGGGAAAAAATAGAGGTGCTGGGAACGGCTTTCCTTATCAACAACCGCAGCGATACTATAACGGTGGCGTTGTCGAACGGACGGGTAAGGTTCCATTACGGGCAAAACGGACATATTGATCTTCTTCCGCAGGACGTATATGCTTATGCGCCTGGTGGGGCAAAGCCTGTAAAGCTGACGCTGACGGCAGACGCCCTTACGCAATGGAAAGAAAGGGAATGGGCATTCAATAGCACGCCGTTGAAGGAAATCATGGATATCCTGCACACTTATTACGGATATAAAATAGCAGTAGAGGATACTGCACTGCTGCAGCATCGGTACAACGGCCACGCGGCTACCAGCGATATCAGCGGGCTGATAGAAAAACTGAGACTGATTTATGATCTGAATATAACAACCAAAAATGATAGCTTAATACTAAAAGCAGGAAAGCAGTTTTAA
- a CDS encoding DUF3347 domain-containing protein: protein MKNTTIVIAIALVAISFAACNSGNKPPNNNSDTTQGTGQANTAAVSTPAPDAKATPSIKGIVAGYLSMKNALANDNGDAAAVAGNSMVEAFQKFNKSALTTEQKKAYEDVEDDAREHAEHIGKNASNIPHQREHFDMLSKDLYELVKTFGAGQPLYQDFCPMYNDGKGATWLSETKEIKNPYLGKKMTTCGRLKEELK from the coding sequence ATGAAAAATACAACCATTGTAATAGCAATAGCTTTAGTTGCAATTTCATTTGCGGCCTGCAATAGTGGCAATAAGCCACCGAACAATAACAGTGATACAACACAAGGAACGGGTCAGGCAAATACTGCCGCAGTATCAACACCCGCCCCTGATGCAAAGGCAACTCCTTCCATAAAAGGAATTGTTGCCGGATACCTTAGTATGAAAAATGCCTTAGCTAATGATAATGGTGATGCCGCCGCAGTAGCAGGCAATTCAATGGTGGAGGCATTTCAAAAATTCAATAAATCTGCATTAACCACTGAACAAAAAAAGGCGTATGAAGATGTAGAAGATGACGCCAGGGAACATGCTGAGCATATTGGCAAAAATGCCAGTAACATTCCGCACCAACGGGAACATTTTGATATGCTAAGTAAAGATCTATATGAACTAGTTAAAACATTTGGTGCAGGACAGCCATTATACCAGGATTTTTGCCCTATGTATAACGATGGAAAGGGTGCAACATGGCTTAGTGAAACTAAGGAAATCAAGAATCCATATTTAGGAAAAAAAATGACAACGTGTGGTAGGCTAAAGGAAGAACTTAAATAA
- a CDS encoding heme-binding domain-containing protein, with product MSRIKKVLIGVLIAFIAIQFIQPARNQNGQALPTDILKTYTVPDSVRDILTTACYDCHSNNTNYPWYVNIQPVGWMLARHIKNGKENLNFSEFGAYSLRRQMSKLRSIQNSIKDGIMPISSYTLIHKNARLTDNDKSLIIDWANKTRDSLASKN from the coding sequence ATGAGCCGCATTAAAAAAGTATTGATAGGGGTACTTATTGCATTTATCGCTATTCAATTTATACAGCCTGCCCGTAACCAAAACGGGCAGGCATTACCAACAGATATTTTGAAAACTTATACGGTTCCTGATAGCGTGAGGGATATTTTGACGACCGCTTGCTATGACTGCCATAGCAATAATACCAACTATCCATGGTACGTAAACATACAACCAGTTGGATGGATGTTGGCCAGACATATAAAAAATGGCAAAGAAAATCTCAACTTCAGCGAGTTTGGTGCTTATTCTTTAAGAAGGCAGATGAGTAAGCTACGGTCAATACAGAACAGTATTAAGGACGGCATTATGCCTATATCATCTTATACTCTCATTCACAAAAATGCGCGACTAACAGACAATGATAAATCGTTAATTATAGATTGGGCAAATAAAACAAGGGACAGTCTCGCATCCAAAAATTAA